The following are from one region of the Ignavibacteriota bacterium genome:
- a CDS encoding DUF1049 domain-containing protein produces the protein MRMKIIVISTLFLLFAIIAVQNVKTVEFNFLFWPVDAPLIIMLVVIFILGLVIGLIFSSNYERKKRKQETTIQPKKEGNDPKSNSSLTK, from the coding sequence ATGAGAATGAAAATAATTGTTATATCCACACTCTTTTTATTGTTCGCAATAATCGCCGTGCAAAATGTAAAAACTGTTGAGTTTAATTTTTTGTTTTGGCCGGTAGATGCGCCATTAATTATAATGCTTGTTGTGATTTTTATATTAGGATTGGTGATCGGATTAATTTTCAGTAGTAATTATGAACGTAAAAAGAGGAAACAAGAAACCACAATTCAGCCCAAAAAAGAAGGAAATGACCCAAAATCAAATAGCTCACTTACTAAATAG
- a CDS encoding DUF1501 domain-containing protein — MDRRSFLRNLGLVAGAGTVSMALGNIPIRAFSRSFLNIQAVNGKVIVLLQLSGGNDGLNTIIPMEDSLYYNARPSLGIRKEDVIKLNNLTGMHPSLQPLKAMYDDGMVAIMQNVGYASPDRSHFRATDIWLSASDSNVVIDDGWVGRYLAKVLPDHNPINPEHPMAIQIGSTQSALLECTCQGTMGISFESPNQFYQLINGSTADNDPPPDTIAGNQLKYIKEIAALSIRYAQIIKEKADAVENKATYPNTRLARQLAIVAELIAGGLETPVYLTSIGGFDTHANQAGGHANLLTTVAQAIEAFQTDLKLLGIEKRVVLMTFSEFGRRVNQNGSGGTDHGTAAPLFIIGRNVFGGVYGNNPDLADLDNNGDIKFKYDFRQLYATLLTQQLGMPIERMPEVLMRDFDTLPLISEKAGNLSGPSVFHLEQNYPNPFNPATTISYYLRIPQAVRLDIFSSAGDKVATLVNAYQETGNYEVQFDGRSYSSGVYFARLDTGGTSKTIKMMMIK; from the coding sequence ATGGACAGAAGATCATTTTTAAGAAATTTAGGATTAGTTGCAGGTGCCGGTACTGTTTCCATGGCGCTTGGTAATATTCCAATCAGAGCTTTTTCAAGATCGTTTCTGAATATTCAGGCAGTCAACGGAAAAGTTATAGTTTTGTTGCAATTAAGTGGAGGTAATGACGGTCTTAATACAATAATTCCTATGGAGGATAGTTTATATTATAATGCCCGACCTTCTTTAGGAATCAGAAAAGAAGATGTAATTAAATTGAATAATCTTACTGGCATGCATCCATCACTTCAACCACTTAAGGCTATGTATGATGACGGTATGGTAGCAATAATGCAGAATGTTGGCTACGCAAGTCCTGACAGATCACATTTCAGAGCAACAGATATTTGGCTGAGTGCTTCTGATTCAAATGTAGTAATTGATGACGGCTGGGTTGGCAGATATCTGGCAAAAGTTTTGCCAGACCACAATCCGATAAATCCTGAACATCCAATGGCTATACAAATCGGATCTACACAATCAGCATTACTTGAATGTACCTGCCAGGGTACTATGGGAATTTCATTTGAGAGTCCGAATCAATTTTACCAGTTGATAAACGGAAGTACTGCTGATAACGATCCGCCGCCGGATACAATTGCAGGTAATCAACTAAAATATATTAAAGAAATTGCTGCGCTGTCAATTCGTTATGCACAGATAATAAAAGAGAAAGCAGATGCAGTAGAAAACAAAGCCACCTATCCAAACACCCGGTTGGCAAGACAACTTGCAATTGTTGCAGAACTAATTGCTGGCGGGCTTGAAACCCCGGTTTATCTTACTTCAATTGGCGGTTTTGACACACATGCAAATCAGGCTGGCGGACATGCTAATTTGCTTACTACTGTTGCACAGGCTATTGAAGCATTTCAAACTGATTTGAAACTTCTGGGAATTGAAAAAAGAGTTGTGTTGATGACTTTTTCAGAGTTTGGAAGACGAGTTAATCAAAATGGAAGCGGAGGTACTGATCACGGAACCGCAGCACCACTTTTCATTATCGGAAGAAATGTATTCGGAGGTGTTTATGGAAATAATCCTGACCTGGCTGATCTTGATAACAATGGTGATATCAAATTCAAATATGATTTCCGACAACTTTATGCAACTTTGCTTACTCAGCAATTAGGAATGCCGATTGAACGAATGCCGGAAGTACTGATGAGAGATTTTGATACGCTTCCATTAATTTCAGAGAAGGCTGGAAATCTTTCAGGTCCATCAGTCTTTCATCTTGAACAGAATTATCCGAACCCGTTTAATCCAGCGACAACTATTAGCTACTATTTGAGAATTCCACAGGCTGTAAGGTTAGATATATTTTCATCCGCGGGTGACAAGGTAGCAACGCTTGTTAATGCTTACCAGGAAACCGGAAATTATGAAGTTCAGTTTGATGGCAGAAGTTACTCAAGCGGAGTTTATTTCGCACGGCTTGATACCGGCGGAACAAGCAAGACAATTAAGATGATGATGATAAAATAA
- a CDS encoding ribosome maturation factor RimP: MNQNIENIREIAHRVAEQNKLLLIELIVRGSESSRVIEVFIDGENNITADQCALVSSEISKQIDEKELLKSYRLDVSSPGVDRPLLHLKQYPKHLNRLFEIEFGSSAEPTKFKGKLISVEDEILTFQSNKEIKIKFQDILKAKVLISFN; encoded by the coding sequence ATGAATCAGAATATTGAAAATATACGCGAAATTGCACACCGGGTTGCCGAACAGAATAAACTTTTACTGATTGAATTGATTGTTCGTGGTTCTGAATCCAGTCGCGTGATAGAAGTTTTCATCGATGGAGAAAATAATATTACGGCAGATCAATGTGCATTAGTAAGCAGCGAGATAAGTAAACAGATTGATGAAAAGGAATTACTGAAATCTTATCGTCTTGATGTTTCCTCTCCGGGAGTTGATAGACCATTGCTCCATTTGAAGCAATATCCAAAACATCTGAACAGGTTATTTGAAATTGAGTTTGGTTCATCAGCTGAACCAACAAAATTTAAAGGAAAACTTATTTCTGTAGAAGATGAAATTCTGACTTTTCAATCAAATAAAGAAATTAAAATAAAATTCCAGGACATTTTAAAAGCAAAAGTATTAATAAGTTTTAATTAG
- a CDS encoding DUF1800 domain-containing protein, producing the protein MSVWDEDAARHILARSLFGYNKQDVEFALSHTLDDFVDNFLLANQPTPPQPADWVNYPTNENTTERTRELIYWWYNLMITQGYSLREKMVLFWHNHYVSEVSKVSLPQRMYWQNKLLRDYAMGNLIDFTKAVTIDPAMLIYLDGIRNRKGAPNENYARELMELFTLGIGNYTEQDIQEAARALTGWQVDGLTSYFNATRFDDGTKTFLGQTGNFIHTDVVDIIFTQPAAAVFFSRELYHEFMHVAVDEPSVQTMAQILRENNYELKPVLSTLLKSVMFHTNEVRGAKIKSPTELLLGPMRQFNVGTPDFVYVRQVASQIKQELFSPPNVSGWDGDKVWINTTSLPARNIYTDAVINGKKPGGEDLTFQLNLVEYARTFPSAEDAVQLIADISKIFLQYPLSDNRKEYLLTTLLDGAEVYDWSTSDPQAENRLKLFFKALMRLSEYQLS; encoded by the coding sequence ATCAGTGTCTGGGATGAAGATGCAGCAAGACACATTCTTGCACGATCACTGTTTGGTTATAATAAACAGGATGTTGAATTTGCACTTTCGCATACATTAGATGATTTTGTAGATAACTTTCTTCTTGCAAATCAACCCACACCACCGCAGCCTGCTGATTGGGTAAATTATCCTACCAATGAAAACACTACTGAACGAACAAGAGAATTAATTTATTGGTGGTACAACCTGATGATTACACAGGGCTATTCTCTTCGCGAAAAAATGGTTCTCTTCTGGCATAATCACTATGTAAGCGAAGTTTCTAAAGTAAGTTTGCCGCAAAGAATGTACTGGCAGAATAAATTACTTCGTGATTATGCAATGGGGAATCTTATTGATTTTACAAAAGCTGTTACTATCGATCCCGCAATGCTGATTTATCTTGATGGAATACGAAACAGAAAAGGTGCACCGAATGAAAATTATGCAAGAGAGTTGATGGAACTATTTACTCTTGGAATCGGCAACTATACAGAACAGGACATACAGGAAGCTGCAAGAGCGCTAACAGGATGGCAGGTAGATGGTCTTACTTCATATTTTAATGCAACCCGATTTGATGATGGCACAAAAACATTTTTAGGTCAGACTGGAAATTTTATTCACACCGATGTTGTTGATATAATTTTTACTCAGCCTGCTGCCGCGGTTTTTTTCAGCAGAGAGCTTTACCATGAATTTATGCACGTTGCCGTTGATGAACCCAGTGTTCAAACAATGGCGCAGATTCTGCGCGAAAATAATTATGAACTGAAGCCGGTACTTTCCACTTTACTTAAGTCAGTAATGTTTCATACAAACGAAGTAAGGGGTGCAAAAATTAAAAGCCCGACAGAGTTATTGCTCGGTCCGATGCGTCAATTTAATGTGGGAACTCCTGACTTTGTTTATGTCAGACAAGTTGCTTCTCAGATTAAGCAGGAACTTTTCTCTCCACCGAATGTAAGCGGCTGGGATGGAGATAAAGTATGGATTAACACAACATCACTTCCTGCAAGGAATATTTATACAGATGCTGTTATTAATGGTAAGAAACCGGGAGGAGAAGATTTAACATTTCAATTAAACCTTGTTGAATATGCAAGAACTTTTCCAAGCGCTGAAGATGCTGTTCAGCTAATAGCAGATATTTCAAAAATATTTTTACAATATCCGTTAAGTGATAACAGGAAGGAATATCTGTTAACTACACTACTTGATGGTGCAGAGGTTTATGATTGGTCAACTTCCGATCCGCAAGCTGAGAATAGGTTGAAACTATTTTTCAAAGCTTTAATGAGATTATCAGAATACCAACTTTCATAA